Part of the Anopheles gambiae chromosome 3, idAnoGambNW_F1_1, whole genome shotgun sequence genome is shown below.
tggtggtacagtagtgaactcgtacgacgtaacaacatgcccgacaTGGGTttaagtcccgaatagaccgtgtccccatacgtaagactgactatcctgctatagtAACAATACATCaaagaaagccaagctcacttcaccagtgagtacaggcaggccttgaccgacaacggttgttgtgccaaagaagaagaagaagaaatgtaTGATTCGAGATTCACGTTCAGTTCATCTAAATGAAAGAACTAGTACGTTCACGTTCATGGAAACGAACCGAATTGCCCAAGCTTAATCGGAACTCCCAGGTTCACATAACACAGGTGAAAACTTATGAAAGAGTCGTGAGAAATAACATAAATGActttttttcactttatttTAAGTACACCAATAGCATTAATGTTATGTTCGATTTCGATTTAGATGTATAATTGTACAATTGTATTTGTTATGTAGGCAGTAACTTGCCAGATAACCTAAAcctacataaataaataaataaataaataaattacaacCGAGTCGATTTTTCTCGATCATTCGCAAAAAAAATCGCAGaaaaaattaattcaaattcggttattgtttttttaagaCGCAATGAAAAAGGATTATTTTTGGCAAAGcaccttcttttcttcttctttggctcaacaatcgTTGTCGATctaggcctgcctgtaccactaatggGGCTTGTTATGCGAAAAAAAGAGCCCCCTCCTACAAGGCCGGACAAGTTCGATTCCTATTCAGATTGAACCCCTGTATCAAGGATTGATTATCCAGAAAAAGGATTTTAAATAATGAGTCTAGTTGGATGGTATAGGCCGGCAGGACCTCATAGGGTGTCACACTATTCTAAGGAACCAGTCAGCTACATAATATAAGTTTCCTGGATTGTTTCCTGAAATGTAACTAAAGAAAAGTGAAAGACGAATTTTAAGGAGTATTTTAcggaaaaaacaaagaaaataaaaaaaatgaaagataaaCTAAGTATATATAACTATAGGGTGAAAGGATATGCCAATACATGCGTGATAGGAAAGGATGAAATAATTTGTGACAAGAGACGAGATAAAGAGGAACTATTAGCGGCGGAAGGAAGTGTCTGATTTATTGTTGAATGCAGTGAAGTAATGCTCTTTAGATCCAAATATTGTACATCGTGGAACGTCCTATAGTGCACTACGCAATCTTAAATAACGAGACGGGGCGTAAAGCCTTATTTGAGCGAGGAGAGTAGCAAAAATCAATAAGACTGTCTAGTATGCGACCTATGAAATTACCTCGAACTTGAGTGCCCCTGTCTGCAAGAGATTCAAGTGCCCTAGAATAATGCTGCGCGTTACGTATTTTGGCATGGGGACATTGAGTTCCGCCTTCCATCGGAATCTTGAGAATCGTCTTTGGGCTTTTACGAATCTTAATATCAAACCAACATTGACTGGGTCAACGACTGTCGAGGTATATTCCAGCAGAATTCCAGCGTGGGGTGGACTAATGAGTAGTAAAGCACTTTCAGACATACTGGATCGAAGAAATCACAGGTTCTAATCTGGTCTAATCTAATCCTTTTTAAAGATCATacctatttttaaaatgagaCTAATTTATGGATAATTGCATTAAAACACTGCAGATACCACACCAGTCGATTTGACTGTTGGAGTACATTCTTTAGCTGTtatctataaaaaaatattaataattattttatggatttttcttttatttattttatttattttagaaCATTTCAATCATATCCAATCAAAACGACTGATTGtcgaaacgataaaaaagcaaaacggtCTAAATAAGCATTATCTTTGCTCAGTCACTTTTCAAAAACAGGAGGTAATGTTGTATGCAAAGTTCTTGGTTTTTTATGTATTAAGTTTATCAGATAATTTACCTTTTATCGTAAAATAATGGATGTTTTTTATCTGATTGTATAATTTACTTTGGTGTTGTTATTTTCCAGTAATGAGCTGGCTTCAATGAAATGATAATTTTCAGAGATGTTACAATTTACTCTACTTTCATATTCAAATATCACTTAAAACTTGACATTCAACACCCAAAAACAGACGGTCGTTCTAGTGTCAAAGCTCTGCAAAAACTCTCCCACGGTTCTGTCTACCAGCCAGCGCAATGATTATTTAGTAAGTGTACAAGCAGTAAGACTTATCTGGAACCTACTGATTGGatcaaaaaatacactaatACTATGACAAACTGATAACGCTTCCAGCTTTTTGGAAACTGATTATTACCCACATACACCAATGCAATGTCGCACGCACATGCTGCTGGGAAGCGATAATGCCTAACGCAGTAAAGGTTTGTTGTTAGTCAAACGCTAGATTTTGTTCAGCTCATTTGGTTTCTGCGTGGAGTCTCTATCACTGCTTactgcgtgtgtgagtgtgttccTGATCATTGTGAATCATCTAGTACAGGCCGatgggaaataaaatgtaaatacaaaacaaagtaACCAGTTTGCTACGGTCTGCGTGTGGTTTCAACAGTTACAGCTACAACATGTCCAATCGTGGCGGTGACAGTCACCTCATAATGCCGACAAAATCGCGCAGACCAACCGAAAGTGCATTCTATCAGCAGAATCTAGCCGTTTGGACACCGAACATAACAGCCAAAACGCTCTGGCCCATACTAGTGACCGGTGGGATTGTTTTCCTAGCGATCGGTGCCGGTTTACAGCATGTGGCTTCCAATACACCGGAATTCACCCTCGAATACACCCACTGTCCGGCGTATGGTGATGCGTCGGGTAGGAGTTGCGCCGAAATCATCAATAGAAACCCAGGTGCCGTATGCAAATGTGTTGTTAATTTTACCCTCGATCAGTACTTTCCCCGAGATGTTTACTTCTATTACGCCCTGGAGAACTTCCACCAAAACCACCGGCAGTTTGTAATATCCCGTGACGATGGTCAGCTGCGGGGTGATGTGTTAAAAGCTCCCTCTCCAAGATGCCACCCTTTGGACTATGTGCGACGCGACAACCGAACGCTGCCCGTGGCGCCATGTGGGCTAATCGCCAATGCTATCTTCAACGACACGTTTGACCTGTACCAGCGTTCTCCGGACCGGCGTGTGCCCCTCGTCGGCGGCGGGTCTGTTTGGGACCACGAACGGGAACTAAAGTTTCGCAATCCACCCGGTGACCTTCGGGAAGCGCTGCAAAACATTTCCCGACCTCCCGCCTGGTCCCGTGAGCTATGGGAACTTGATCCGGCCAACCCCGACAACAATGGTTTTCAAAATGAGGATCTAATCAATTGGATGCGTTCCGCCGCATTGCCCAATTTCCGCAAGCGTCATCGGCGTGTGGACCATTCCGTTGCTCCCTTCGAGGCTGGTTTGCCGGACGGGCACTATACACTGCACATCCGTTACACCTACCCGGTGGCTTCATTCGGCGGACGGAAGGCAGTCGCTCTTATCTCACCATCGTGGATGGGTGCGCGAAATCCCTTCACCGGCTACCTGTTTCTTGGCGTTGGAACATTGCAGCTGATACTAGGTTGTATACTATTTGTTGTGCACTTTTTCTTTAcgaaaaattaaatcattttccAAAGAGGCTCCAGATTATGCAGTGACATGTAGTTGTTTTTGTAGCGTATAGAGtagaaatgaactatttgttaaattgtttaaaaaaatttatCAGTTCGTCACACTTATTAGTAATGATATTTCTAGAGACACGTGAAACTAGTAAGAAATAAACATTCAGCTacctttgttttaatttagataatacaatttttttataCTGCTTTGGTAAATTCTTTCTGCTGATACCTGCAAacttttgtttaaatatttgataatATTAGATTACATTTTAAGCACTTTCAAGCTTAAAACCATCACCCCATAGTCAAATCTGTTTATGTGAGAATAGTCTGATTGCATATAATGCTCActtgaatattaaaaataatattttcttccatcattttattgttttaaacacAGTATTGAATCAAAACTTGCACTTAAACTGAGCACATATACCGTGTTAATATGGAGTGTGTAATGAATTTGatatttatcaaacaaaattttaGCTCCAAGTTTCAATTGATGTCCTTTTGAAGCTCAatgttaaaatataaaaacttttatttaattattgatACCATTATTAtactgtagtttttttttgttttaaattgttttcagtataacaaaaaaaaaccttatttTGACGATGTATTTTCTAGTCAAACTCTCGGCTGAACATAGCATAGGCTATGGATgctatttatcattttataatcttgaaataataaatgaaataataaatgttataaaacaaaacatctttGTATATTAATCTCAATAATAAACATATCGCTAACTCATGGTATTGCTCTCGGAAGTTGTAAGAGCACACtgataaaataatgtttacagAACTCCAATTTCTCAACCAGTGGATgggaaattaaaatcaaacaatatGTTCGTGTTTAGATGACAAACGGTCGAAGCAATATTTTTAACGGTATCTAATGAAATTCAAACTTCCTCATATGAGCAATCCTAATACAAATGGCAACACTGTTTAGAGCGCgcgcttttgcttttttagaTCGATTTCACACTGAAGTCGTGTGTACACGGCACGGCCTTTGTGATGTCAACTTTGCTCGCAAACCCTACAACGGTCCATACATTCATAAGGCTTTtcaatgtttattatttttggaaaTTGTATCCTCAATTAATTCTGGTTTATCATATCTTTATGACGATAATTTTCAACTATTATTCAATTCAATATTATAAATTTACCTATTAGCTCCAATCCATAAATCGAATTGTTAATAGCATAGTTTAGATTTAGATTATTTCAACTTAAATTTTATAATTGTCTAcaattatgtatttttttatttctataaAACACCAGAGCCTTTTAAATAATtctaatttaataattatcaTGCGAACAACAAAATGATTTATGGGGCTATCTTACACCATCCCTTTCCTGCACAAGCTTTTGCACCAGTTGTACCAGCCGCCAATGGACGTTTTGTACGGGTGGGGACCGATTGGTCTTGTTCGTTCGCGTGCGCCCCTGGTAGAATTTGTGTCCGAATCCTGTCTGTGCTGAGCGAATTCGGAACGGATCCGGTTGGTTTTTGTGCCCTTTTGTGACACAATTTGAACCCGCCGTTGCGAATTCGAAATGAACGCTGCTATCAAAACAGAAAAGACATGATAGGAGATAGAATCAGAGCAGAAAGATAAATAGATTTACGTAAATTCACATTCACAAGTCCAGCTCAACTGCGAGGATGTGCAAAGAACATTCACCCAAAGAACCCAAAAAGATTCACGCATTTGACGCAAAATGGTTTGGCACATGTCCCACGCAAACACGGAGTCGCGCCATGTGCTGCGCTGACAACACGAGGAGAACCGATCACGCCCACCGAGCCGGCGTAAACGCCATCGAGAGCGGCTACAATCCACCGCCATTGGTGCTGCGCTCCGCATACAATTCGTCCCATTGTCCCGATTTTGACGGCCTCTGAAGCAATCCTGTCGAATGGCGTCCGACCGCGACCGGCAAACGGCGTGCCCATTTCTCGACCAGTTCGCTCAACTCGGACCAGACGTCGAAATTGGAACACCGATTGCGGTTGCCAGTGGCGACCATATGCGGCTGATTTGCTGAACGCGCGCGCACCGACGACACCAATCGCGTGCCTCCTAGCGACCCTGCCGGCCTGACCGATAATCGAAACCATTTTCCGACTACGTGGATCGCCATCAtcgaaatagagagagaactCGATTCGACCCTGGCGGGCTAGGTTCGGACGCCGGTTCGACTAGCTCCGTTTCCTGGGCACCTGatggaaatgcaaaaaaagtgTTGCCATTATTGAAACCGACTCGCGCGCCCAATCCGGAAAACGCTTCAAAGCGACTCTCTCCCCTGCGCGCTTACCAGGCGCTgccagctgtgtgtgtgttgtgtgctccCGCCTCACTCAGTCGATCTATCAAACGACGTTGCCATGGATCGCTTCGTCTCTTTCTCTGCTGCGTTTCTGCGACTATGGGCAACAATCCGACAATTTTGGTCGAAACGCACAAAGCAACATAAACGGTGTGTTTGGCACATTAGCCGCGAAAAAAGCATGTTTAAAATCTACTCACATCCAGCAACATATTTATTCAAAGATGAAATACGTTTGACTCCCCAAATATGTCCCTTGTGCCGTCGAGTTAACAACTATCTTGTCCACCGGCCCGCGGCACTCGCTCAATGTGCACAACGAACTTCCCCTGCGCTGCAGGAAAGCGCCTCCTGGCGCATGCGAAGCTGGTAGCGATAAAAAGAATCCGATCCAAAAAGGCACACAATCCGAcgtcgctgtttgtttgtttgccccgCCGCTGTCAGTGGTGGCACGAAGCCGCTGTCAGTGTCACTGCGGCCTTCGTCGCGTCTGCGCCCTTGGTGGCAAAGGAAAAGTTTTGAAAGTACCACGCAATCACAATTGCGGAACTCCCGCACACCGACTCAAtgccgccgccgtcgtcgtcgtcgcgtCGTGCCACCTTTGCGTGGTTTGGCGGCATAATTTTCCGCGAGAgagacaacaacagcagcagcacgctcGCTCTCTACCAGGCGCATGCGACGGCCTCGACCATCGTGCGAGGGCTCTCCCTGCCGCTCGGGATGCTCCCCTGGTCGAGCgcgaaattgaaattgatcaCTCCAGAATCGAccgcgcgcacacgcacgaCGCGCGACCACTGCGGAAACGCTTTCTTCGCCGAGCCAGCTAGACTAACCGCCGACCTGCCGCGGTGGCTGCGCTCCTGGCCATAAAAGGAACCTAGAACGGCACAGTCTCGGTGCGCGAAACTGCGAAACTCTCTTCTCGGGCCCCCAGGGTCGGGGTGAACTGGCGAAGCGCCCGGTTGCCAGCAGCGCGTGGCAGGACGCGTTCGAGGGCAATCTTTTACGGTTTATGCGGTTCCGGTGAAGTTGTAGCGTGAAAGTTAGAtgttaaaaaatcaacaaaaaccaGCATTATTAATTAGCGATCGGAAGTAACCGAATAATGGCcataacataaacaaaccGAGCGCACACGACCCCCAAACAGACTCATCGCAACATCGTTTGGCCGCACTGCCATCACCAGCGCCCATGAAGCAATCGCCGCAGCCTGCCTTGTCAATCAGCTCCGTGCAATCGGAAATGGATGGAAAAATGGCGCGAAAGCGGCTGCTCGCCTGCTGCCTACCTGCTAAATCGCTGACAGCCGCATACTTTTTCTGCCCGAATCCTGCCTGCGTTGTACGAGTGTGATGCGACGATGCCGCGCGCAACCACGTGTGCTGGCCGAGAGAGAGCTGCGTCATGGCAAAATTACGGCAACACCGCACAGCGGCTCGAGAAGGCCCCCGCGGGTGCGCACCTCTGCCGGGCATGGGCGCCCGGTCGTTGGGGACTCGTTGTTGATGGCGTAACattttcgctctttctctACACACCACGTCACGTCGGGCGGCATCGATCGCGTCGGACCGTTCGACTACGCGCGCAAATTCGTGGGGCGCATGGAGCACTGCCTAATGGAAAAACGCAGCTCCTCCTCTGCATGCTGTTCAGGTTTAACGAGGTGAGGAGAAATTGATTTCTTTTGCTCAAATTCGCCATTTTTTACGGGGCATGAtttttcaaacgctttttTATTTACAGCGGATTACACAAAGCGATAAGAATAGCGTCACCATTGGCAGATTACTCCACATTACATCGTTACACCGACGCTATCCAGGTTGAGCACACCGGGCGATAAGATAACAAAAGCTGACTGACGCGTTGTGCTCGATATAACAGAACGAAAGACTGCTGTGCGACAAATCTTGCATAAAATCTCCCACTCACTCAAACACACCAAAAGCAGCTCCACTAGAGAGCAACGCACATAATTTGCATCATAAAGCACAACTTAACCATAGGCAAGATGTTTATTCAGGAGCAATTTCCCCATTATTTACATTCCATTGCGCAGTTGCCGACCCCAGCGCTAGCCCTAGCTTCATCCAGTGTCCCGTCGACCCATAGAATGCGttaaaaaagtgacaaataaatataacaaaCAAGGAAATCATCTCTTTTGACTAAAGGCCACATTTGGTGACATTGCGTGCCTTGTACGCAACGACATCCCGCACAATCTGCTCCAGTTCGGCGAAGGAATCGATGTAGTAGTCGGGAAGCTCGTCCGGTTTGTCGGCAAGCTTCTGCAGGTCGTCCTCCTTGTAGTTTCCGGTACCAACCAGCAGCGTTTGGTAGTTGGAAGTGTGCCCGAACTTGACATCCATTTCGGGCTGATCGCCCACAAACAGTACCCGCCGGGAATCTTCCACCGAGTACATCTGTTTCAGCATCTTGCTCATCGGCAGGCCCGGTTTGCCCAATACGATCGGTTTCCTGTCCGCCACATTTTGCAGTATCTCCACGTAACATCCCGGTCCGATGTAGCGCGTCCGCGGACCAACGGGCAACACCTTGTCCATTGCTCCGGCGATGAACAGGGCGTCATGCCGCAGATACATCTGTGCCCGCAGCAGCTTAATATTGTTCATGTTGTAATCAAAGTCCACTATTACCGCCTTTACCGGCTGTCCATCGTTCACAACGGCTGCCACTTCTCGTATCGATTCGTTTACTGGTTCGTTTGGCTACACCCCGGCGAAAGTAAACACATGTGAGTCATGGCAAAAACAAACGTCAACTAAAAGCAATGTTTGCACCCATCGGTGACTTACCCCATCCAGTATCTGGAAGCCGGCTTCACGCAAGCAGGCCTTGAAATTGCTACTACCAATCACATAGCACAGCCCGTCAAAGTTTCTCTGTCGGAGATAGTGAATGACGATTTTTGCCGGGTGTATGATGTCCTCTTCATCGATTGTGTAGTCCGTCAGCTTGTCCAGTTTGCCGCGATAATCCGCCATCGTGCGGACGCTGTTGTTCGAAACATAAATCACCCGTTTGCCATTGTTTCGCAGTGCACGGATTGTGAATTCGACACCAGCGAACGGTTCCCCGAGCATCCACAAGACGCCTGCAATGTCGTCATTTAAGGGTTAAGCAAAGAAGAACTACACTCTTGCCAACAGATGCTACTCACCATCACAGTCCGTCTGGACCATGTCGAATGAATCGAAGAAGCGTTCCTTTTCTTCAATCGGAAGTTTCAACAGATTCTTGGTCATTTTTGGTGTCGACTCCATTTCGCTGCACCGTGCACCGTGCCGGGGTGTGCTACAGCTGAGAGCGCTACTTTACGAATGAATACGGACGAACGCTGGCGCTTTGGTTTGCAAATGCTCTTTCGCCGATAAGCATATACAGTGCCCCACAAACTTATGCTTATACTTTTCATGCGCGTTGTTTTTTCTACattaagaataaaaaagattGAAAATGCGAAGAAGTTACTACACTCTTTAAGactttgttttgttaattaaCTGCTTCACTTACCTAACGACCGCATCCGTTAAAATGAACGAATTATAGTCGAACTTCACTGGTTGGAATACGATTGCGCACTAACTCAGTGGTCGGCAAGCGTTACGGCTGAAATAGCCAAATCCTATAAAACTGTTCGTAGAGTTTCACGAGTAAAGccaaattttgaaacaaaacatgaCAATGTATCAAAGCTCTATGAAATATATTAATGGAAAAGAGCCGCCATCCAGGCAGGAAAATGCCGTACTGCCGTACTAACTTATCCCGGAACACATAAGCTTTAATATTTCTTACTAGCTTGCTTTTATGTTGCTCATACAATAATTAACTTTGGCAGTAAAGATAATAAAAAGCAGTCTTTGTTAAggtttttgttaaaataactTGAATTAAACTACATAATTATACCACTAGTTGGGTTTATTTCAGTTTGGAGACTCTGTACCTCCTAACTATTGTTAGCGAATTCGTTAGTTTGTATATAATCATATTCCAATCAGTGAGGTTCTATATAATTATAGATaaatccttcttttttttgtacggagAATCGTAGACAATAGAAAAAAGATTATTTCAATACTTACCTGGTCAATAATAATACCTGGTTGGTACGGCATACGACCCAACAATTGAGTTGAGGTGCCAACTAAAGACTAACATAACTAGTGAGGAATTTGAAAGATTATTTCGCCTCGGAGCTTATTATAGTGATCTGCTAATTTAAAGTCACACCATACAATATCACAAAGGTGCattgagtttaaaaaatacatattaaCAAGTTTATTATCAATTCGTTTGTAGCTGTAGAATTATGTAGATGTATTATGTAGATTGTAGAATTATATAAATGTGGAAgtctttgtattttttgtatttctgaTAAATGTGGCGTAAACTTAATGGGCAACGCATACACAGTTTTGAAGCGCGCCTAATTAAGAGTTATGAAATCGTTTGCTTATGATTgtttacaaatattttttgtttactagCTCTTGATTGTGTCAAGAGATCGTGAAATATTGTTTCTGCtgatttaataataaattaaatggctAGTACTTGATCCTTACAACATTTCCTTTACTAcctttttgtagtttttcaTCGAGTACTTGTAGTTTTATAACAGTATTAACATATTGTCTAAGAAGTAACAATACATGATCTATTTGTTCAATTATTTTGACCTGGTAATTAATGCCTGACAAACGTTAGTTTTCAGGATATTTATGAAATTCATTAAAGACTTTCGAATTGTTACCTTTGGCAATTTTCACATTTGgtta
Proteins encoded:
- the LOC1279406 gene encoding uncharacterized protein LOC1279406, translated to MESTPKMTKNLLKLPIEEKERFFDSFDMVQTDCDGVLWMLGEPFAGVEFTIRALRNNGKRVIYVSNNSVRTMADYRGKLDKLTDYTIDEEDIIHPAKIVIHYLRQRNFDGLCYVIGSSNFKACLREAGFQILDGPNEPVNESIREVAAVVNDGQPVKAVIVDFDYNMNNIKLLRAQMYLRHDALFIAGAMDKVLPVGPRTRYIGPGCYVEILQNVADRKPIVLGKPGLPMSKMLKQMYSVEDSRRVLFVGDQPEMDVKFGHTSNYQTLLVGTGNYKEDDLQKLADKPDELPDYYIDSFAELEQIVRDVVAYKARNVTKCGL
- the LOC3292103 gene encoding cell cycle control protein 50A, encoding MSNRGGDSHLIMPTKSRRPTESAFYQQNLAVWTPNITAKTLWPILVTGGIVFLAIGAGLQHVASNTPEFTLEYTHCPAYGDASGRSCAEIINRNPGAVCKCVVNFTLDQYFPRDVYFYYALENFHQNHRQFVISRDDGQLRGDVLKAPSPRCHPLDYVRRDNRTLPVAPCGLIANAIFNDTFDLYQRSPDRRVPLVGGGSVWDHERELKFRNPPGDLREALQNISRPPAWSRELWELDPANPDNNGFQNEDLINWMRSAALPNFRKRHRRVDHSVAPFEAGLPDGHYTLHIRYTYPVASFGGRKAVALISPSWMGARNPFTGYLFLGVGTLQLILGCILFVVHFFFTKN